The following proteins are co-located in the Mycolicibacterium goodii genome:
- the mceG gene encoding ABC transporter ATP-binding protein MceG, producing the protein MGVQIDVTGLSKSFGSSKIWEDVTMSIPAGEVSVLLGPSGTGKSVFLKSLIGLLRPERGSIVIDGTDILQCSAKELYEIRTLFGVLFQDGALFGSMNIYDNTAFPLREHTKKSESEIRKIVMEKLDLVGMPNDGHKFPGEISGGMRKRAGLARALVLDPEIILCDEPDSGLDPVRTAYLSQLLIDINAQIDATVLIVTHNINIARTVPDNMGMLFRKQLVMFGPREVLLTSDEPVVKQFLNGRRIGPIGMSEEKDEATAAAEQALVDAGQHDGGVEEIEGVPPQLQATPGMPERKAVGRRKARVREILHTLPPAAQAAILEELDRDQPQLSAPVTTTTPAESYDDSPTGVIEVPKHS; encoded by the coding sequence ATGGGCGTCCAAATCGACGTGACGGGGTTGAGCAAGTCTTTCGGGTCGTCGAAGATCTGGGAAGACGTGACGATGTCGATCCCGGCCGGCGAGGTGAGCGTGCTGCTGGGGCCGTCGGGTACCGGTAAATCGGTGTTCTTGAAGTCGCTGATCGGCCTGCTGCGCCCCGAACGCGGCTCGATCGTCATCGACGGGACCGACATCCTGCAGTGCTCGGCCAAGGAGCTGTACGAGATCCGCACGCTGTTCGGTGTGCTGTTCCAGGACGGTGCGCTGTTCGGTTCGATGAACATCTACGACAACACGGCGTTCCCGCTTCGTGAGCACACCAAGAAGAGCGAGAGCGAGATCCGCAAGATCGTGATGGAGAAGCTCGATCTGGTCGGTATGCCCAATGACGGGCACAAGTTCCCCGGTGAGATCTCCGGCGGTATGCGCAAGCGTGCCGGCCTGGCCCGCGCCCTGGTGCTCGATCCGGAGATCATCCTGTGCGACGAGCCGGACTCGGGTCTGGACCCGGTCCGCACCGCCTACCTGTCGCAGCTGCTGATCGACATCAACGCGCAGATCGACGCGACCGTGCTGATCGTGACGCACAACATCAACATCGCCAGGACAGTGCCGGACAACATGGGCATGCTGTTCCGCAAGCAGCTGGTGATGTTCGGGCCGCGTGAGGTGCTGCTGACCAGCGACGAGCCCGTGGTCAAGCAGTTCCTCAACGGCCGCCGTATCGGCCCGATCGGTATGTCGGAAGAGAAGGACGAGGCCACCGCGGCCGCCGAGCAGGCCCTGGTCGACGCCGGCCAGCACGACGGTGGTGTCGAGGAGATCGAGGGTGTGCCACCGCAGCTGCAGGCCACCCCGGGCATGCCGGAGCGTAAGGCGGTCGGGCGCCGCAAGGCCCGGGTGCGCGAGATCCTGCACACCCTGCCGCCCGCCGCGCAGGCCGCGATCCTCGAAGAGCTCGACCGCGATCAGCCGCAGCTGTCGGCCCCGGTGACCACCACCACGCCCGCCGAGAGCTACGACGACTCGCCGACCGGCGTCATCGAGGTGCCCAAGCATTCGTGA
- the rplL gene encoding 50S ribosomal protein L7/L12, with product MAKLSTEELLDAFKEMTLLELSEFVKQFEETFEVTAAAPVAVAAAPGAAAGGAAEAAEEQTEFDVVLESAGDKKIGVIKVVREIVSGLGLKEAKDLVDSAPKPLLEKVNKEAADDAKAKLEAAGASVTVK from the coding sequence ATGGCCAAGCTGTCCACCGAAGAACTGCTCGACGCGTTCAAGGAAATGACCCTGCTGGAGCTCTCTGAGTTCGTGAAGCAGTTCGAGGAGACCTTCGAGGTCACCGCCGCCGCTCCGGTCGCGGTTGCCGCTGCCCCGGGTGCCGCCGCCGGCGGTGCCGCCGAGGCCGCCGAGGAGCAGACGGAGTTCGACGTCGTCCTCGAGTCCGCCGGCGACAAGAAGATCGGCGTCATCAAGGTCGTCCGCGAGATCGTCTCCGGCCTGGGCCTGAAGGAAGCCAAGGATCTCGTCGACAGCGCGCCCAAGCCGCTGCTGGAGAAGGTCAACAAGGAAGCCGCCGACGACGCCAAGGCCAAGCTCGAGGCTGCCGGCGCTTCGGTCACCGTCAAGTAG
- the rplJ gene encoding 50S ribosomal protein L10, protein MAKADKATAVADIAEQFKASTATVVTEYRGLTVANLAELRRALGDSATYTVAKNTLVKRAASEAGIEGLDELFAGPTAIAFVKGEAVDAAKAIKKFAKDNKALVIKGGYMDGKALSVAEVERIADLESREVLLAKLAGAMKGNLSKAAGLFNAPASQVARLAAALQEKKAGEEAA, encoded by the coding sequence ATGGCCAAGGCTGACAAGGCCACGGCGGTTGCCGACATTGCCGAGCAGTTCAAGGCGTCGACGGCCACCGTCGTCACCGAGTACCGCGGGCTGACTGTGGCCAACCTGGCTGAGCTGCGTCGTGCCCTCGGCGACTCCGCCACGTACACCGTCGCCAAGAACACTCTGGTGAAGCGCGCCGCTTCGGAAGCCGGCATTGAAGGCCTCGACGAACTGTTCGCCGGTCCCACGGCGATCGCGTTCGTCAAGGGCGAAGCGGTCGACGCCGCCAAGGCAATCAAGAAGTTCGCCAAGGACAACAAGGCGCTCGTCATCAAGGGCGGCTACATGGACGGCAAGGCGCTGTCCGTCGCCGAGGTCGAGAGAATCGCCGACCTGGAGTCCCGCGAGGTGCTGCTGGCCAAGCTGGCAGGCGCCATGAAGGGCAACCTGTCCAAGGCTGCCGGTCTGTTCAACGCGCCCGCCTCTCAGGTGGCCCGGCTCGCCGCCGCGCTGCAGGAGAAGAAGGCCGGCGAAGAAGCCGCATAG
- a CDS encoding ROK family protein: protein MTLTLALDIGGTKIAAGLVDDDGTLVHQAQLPTPDGDGELIWNVVDELLTRALKAADGAVDGVGIAAAGPIDLPGGTISPINIVEWQRFPIVERVAALTGLPVRLGGDGLCMALGEHWRGAGRGAQFLLGMVVSTGVGGGLVLDGAPYDGRTGNAGHAGHVIVELVDGDLCTCGGHGCVETVASGPNMTRWARRQGWQAPPEADAKELAEAATAGDAVALAAYQRGARAIAAMIASVGAVCDLDLAVIGGGVAKSGALLFDPIRAALQNYAGLEFLSTLRVVPAELGGDAGLIGAAALARA from the coding sequence ATGACGCTCACCCTCGCGCTGGACATCGGTGGCACCAAGATCGCCGCAGGCCTGGTCGACGACGACGGCACCCTGGTGCATCAGGCCCAGTTGCCGACCCCCGACGGCGACGGCGAGTTGATCTGGAACGTCGTCGACGAACTGCTCACGCGGGCGCTGAAGGCGGCAGACGGCGCGGTGGACGGGGTCGGCATCGCCGCGGCCGGGCCGATCGATCTGCCCGGTGGAACCATCAGCCCCATCAACATCGTTGAGTGGCAACGGTTTCCGATCGTCGAGCGGGTGGCCGCGCTGACCGGGCTGCCGGTGCGGCTCGGTGGGGACGGTCTGTGCATGGCGCTCGGCGAGCACTGGCGCGGGGCGGGCAGGGGTGCGCAGTTTTTGCTCGGCATGGTGGTGTCCACCGGCGTCGGGGGAGGGCTCGTGCTCGACGGTGCGCCCTATGACGGCCGGACCGGCAATGCCGGGCACGCCGGACACGTCATCGTCGAACTCGTCGACGGCGACCTGTGCACGTGCGGCGGCCACGGCTGCGTCGAGACCGTCGCGTCCGGACCGAACATGACGCGCTGGGCACGCAGGCAGGGTTGGCAGGCGCCGCCGGAGGCCGACGCCAAGGAACTCGCCGAGGCGGCCACCGCCGGTGATGCCGTCGCCCTCGCGGCGTACCAGCGGGGTGCACGTGCCATCGCGGCGATGATCGCGTCGGTGGGCGCGGTGTGCGATCTGGACCTGGCGGTCATCGGCGGCGGTGTCGCGAAGTCGGGGGCGCTGCTGTTCGACCCGATACGCGCGGCGCTGCAGAACTACGCGGGCCTGGAATTCCTGTCCACACTGCGGGTGGTGCCCGCCGAGCTCGGTGGGGATGCGGGCCTGATCGGGGCCGCGGCGCTGGCCCGGGCGTGA